In Amphiura filiformis chromosome 1, Afil_fr2py, whole genome shotgun sequence, the following are encoded in one genomic region:
- the LOC140151327 gene encoding E3 ubiquitin-protein ligase KCMF1-like → MSRHEGVSCDSCLKGNFRGRRYKCLICYDYDLCANCYENGATTTRHTAEHPMQCILTRSDFELYYGNEAITLEQAQSFTCPYCGKMGLTETTLQEHVTSEHSDSSAEVVCPVCAASPGGDPNHVTDDFSAHLTLEHRSPRDLDEAGNVRHLRRMFHPGRGLGQRTRRTNMHFTSSGLSSAQSSSSPSSRETMDPIAELLSQLSGARRSAGHSSTASQLQQLQIMQLQLERQQQQQQQGQQGTARQQVERLPVPRRQGVAAAAAAAAAAASSNSNPSHSAAAAAAAAASGLVEGAMLTSSSQKDSQYLLSRINEPSLTEAEQQDSEVENADRSFFLQDLILSTLNDSDRESNSSLELDDDPFGIGERRGRRSDLKSESSKEVLLHSLESLNLKDKEGPA, encoded by the exons GTGTTAGTTGTGACTCGTGTCTAAAGGGCAATTTTCGGGGTCGCCGGTACAAGTGTCTTATTTGCTATGACTACGACCTTTGTGCAAACTGTTATGAAAATGGTGCTACGACCACTAGACACACAGCAGAGCATCCAATGCAATGTATATTAACTCGATCAGATTTTG AATTATATTATGGCAATGAGGCAATTACACTAGAGCAGGCTCAGTCATTTACTTGTCCATATTGTGGCAAGATGGGGCTAACAGAGACTACGTTACAAGAACATGTCACATCAGAACATTCAGATTCATCTGCAGAAGTG gTATGTCCAGTTTGTGCAGCATCGCCTGGTGGTGACCCAAATCATGTTACAGATGATTTCTCAGCTCATTTAACACTAGAACATAGATCTCCAAGAGACCT CGATGAAGCAGGTAATGTTAGGCATTTGCGGCGAATGTTCCATCCTGGTAGAGGCCTTGGGCAGCGAACAAGGAGAACCAACATGCATTTTACAAGTAGTGGGCTATCATCAGCCCAGAGTTCCAGCTCCCCTAGTAGTAGAGAAACTATGGACCCTATAGCAG AACTTCTATCACAGCTGTCTGGAGCCAGACGTTCAGCCGGCCACTCTTCCACCGCATCTCAACTTCAGCAGCTACAGATAATGCAGTTACAGCTAGAACgccaacagcagcagcagcagcaaggcCAGCAGGGCACTGCTAGGCAACAAGTAGAAAGGCTACCCGTCCCACGCCGTCAGGGAGTGGCAGCTGCAGCGGCGGCAGCAGCAGCGGCAGCATCTAGCAACAGTAATCCTAGCCATTCAGCAGCAgcggcagcagcagcagcagccagTGGTTTAGTAGAAGGCGCTATGCTAACTAGCTCATCACAAAAAGATTCACAGTATCTTTTATCTAG GATAAATGAGCCCTCATTGACGGAGGCTGAACAGCAAGATTCGGAAGTAGAAAATGCAGATAGAAGTTTCTTTCTGCAGGACTTAATCCTTTCCACATTAAATGACTCGGATAGGGAGTCAAATAGTTCTCTTGAATTGGATGATGATCCCTTTGGAATTGGCGAAAGAAGAGGTCGAAGGTCAGATTTGAAGTCGGAGTCATCAAAAGAAGTTTTACTACACTCACTAGAATCATTAAATTTAAAAGATAAGGAGGGGCCTGCATAG